CCGGGGAAACCGGGGAAGTTGGTGTTGCGCTCGTCGATGACCATCTCCATGCGCATGGTGCGCTTGAGGTCGTCGTCGAGGTCGGTCATCCGGGCGTGTGAGCGGGCGTGCAGATTGCGCAGCGCCGTCTCCAGGATCCTGTCGTTGAGTTGTTCGTCGCCCTCATGGCCCCAGGTGCGGTGGAACCACTCGGGGAGGTAGTTGGTGGCCTCGCCGTAGTTGGCGACATAGCCGTTCTCGCGGGTGTGGCCGGCCTCGGTCATGGTCGTGTAGTGCGTGCCGAGCGGGAGGCGGCGTACGACGTTGCCGTCCTTGTCGAGCTTGGACCGGGCCAGGCCCTTGATGACGTATGTGACGTAGTCGTCGGTCCAGCGGGCCGTGGTGTCGTGCTGGAAGAGGGAGTGGAAGAGGTCGAGGTCCTGACCGTCCGGTCCGACCAGCACCTCCTCCCCGAGGAAGGGCTCCCAGCCGAGGGCCTCCCCGACGATGCGGTGGCTGCGCGCCCGGCCCTCGTAGTACGACGAGCCGATCACGCGGAGCCCCTCGTGGGCCTCCCAGGCGCCTTCGTACGTGTACATCACCTGGTTGTAGATGTAGGAGAGCCGGGAGCGGGCGTAGTCGAAGTTTGCCTTCAGGACCCGCTCCCATGCGGCACGGCGCGTGAGGGGGCCGCCGTCCGGGCCGACGCCCGCGAGGGAGGTGGGCCCTTCCTCGGTGCCCGTGACGAACGGCTCGTCGAGGAAGGCCTCGAAGGCCTCACGGCCGTGGACATCGCTGTCGGCGATGAGGTTCTCGACCAGGTACAGCGCCTGGCCGAGCGCCCCGTAGTAGCCGCCCCAGTCGCCCTGGTGCCCGCCCCAGGCCAGCAGCTTGGTGTTCCCGTAGTAGTCCTTGGTGTGGTTGTCGACGCACTTGAAGACCCTCAGCAGCGCCGCCCTCCTGGCGGCCGGCGTCTTCGCCGGACACCAGGAGGCACGGGCCAGCGCGCCCGCGTAGAAGAACAGCTCCTCGACGTACCGGACGATCGAGAGCTTGCCGCCGGCGGACGAATCCACCTTGGCGGTAAGGGAGTTGAACAGCTTCACCTGATCGGCGACATATCCGTCGACGAGTGCCTGCCGCGCCGTGTCGTCGAGGGCGGTGACCGTGGCGGTGGGCGGGGTGAAGTCGGTCCGGGGATCGTCGCTCAGGTCGAGACGGCTGCCGGTGTGGGTGTAGGCGCGGTAGTAGCCACGGGAGTTCGCGGTCACCTTGCCGGAGAACGCGCCGTCGTAGGTGCGCAGGGTGATCTCGGCCCGGGTACGGCCCCGGGTGTGCTCCAGCGGCAGCATGATCGTGGCGTAGAAGAAGCGGCCCGGGAGGGGCCGGTTGGTGCCGGTGTTCAGGGCCTCGTAGTCGCCGGAGCGGCGGTAGCCGATCTGCTCGCCGTTGATGTACGCGATCGTCTTGTACGTGGAGGTGTCGCCGCCCCAGAACTTGACGGTGAGGTGGTTCTGGTGGACCGGGTCGACGGCGACGGTGAAGCGGAGGTCGCCGCCCTTGATGCCGGGGGTGGCGAGGGGCTTGGCGACCCGTGCCCTGTCCCCCGCGTTGCCGTCGACGACCTCGGTGTCCGGGCCGTGGAAGTCGTGGGCGGCCTCGGAGTCGGGGTCGCCGAAGTCGACGAGATCCAGCCGTCCGGCGCCACCCGCCGTCGCGTCGGCCTCCCGGCCGGCCGCGTCCCCGGCGGCGAGCGCCGGGGACCAGCCGCCGGAGAGGGCGAGCGTGCCGGTGCCCGCCGCGGCCGTGGTCAGGACGGATCTTCTGGAGATGGGCATGCGGAGTCCTCCGGGCCGGGCGCGCCGTAGTAAACGTTCTCTGCGGAAGGTAGGCGGCTGCACCCGAGGTAGACAAGAGGTCGTGCGACAGAAAGACTTTCGAGGGCCAGAGAAAACAGACAACGGTTGTCGACAGTGATCGTCGACAACCGTTGTCTGTTCTCCCGAGGCTCAGGTGCGCCTTCTCCCGGGTCAGCAGTCGCGCAGCGGGTCCGTCTCGCTGTAGATCGCGGTGTCCTTCATCCAGCCGGACTGGCCGTTGTCGGCGACTGTCCTGAGCCAGCGGGTCGGGTGCGGCCCGCCCACCCAGGCCTGGTTGTCCAGCTTGCAGTGGAACCAGCTCGGGTTGGTGTTCATGGTTCCGACGACCTGGTCGGGATTGGGGTACAGGCGGTTGTTGCCCACCGATCCGTACACCGGGGCACCGGAGACGTTGTTGCACCAGTACCTGATGCCGTCCTCGTGTCGCCAGCAGTTGGACGCGGCGGACGCGGACGGCGCCGCGAGGGTCGTGCCGAGCGCGGCGGCCAGGCCGGCGGTGGCGACCAGCCAACGAAACCTCATGTGTGTTCCTCTCCTGTCAGGACGTGTGTGTGCGTGACGGGTGCGGTCGAGGCTCAGCCACGGCATCCGGCGTGCCCTTGCGCTTCGGTCCAGTCCCGTGCCGAAGCCTGCCGACTCGCGGGGCACGTCCGCGCCCCCTTCGATCAGGGTCGAAAGCCGCTGGTGGGAAGCGCCCGCGGCCTCCGGCCCACGACCGGGCGACCCGGTCGTGGGCCGGAGGCCGCGCAGGGGACGACCGCCCGCCGGGACGAAGGCAGCGCACCGGCCGACCGCTGCCGGACCACACCGGCGGCAGGGGACGCCCACCGCCCCCGCCGACGGCACCCCACTGACCGCTGGAACCCCACCGACCGCTACGTGCCCCCGGCACCCCGTCGGTGGCCCGGGGCCACCGTCACGCCATCCGGGCCAGCGCCCCCCGGTCGAGCGCGTACGCCAACTCCTCTCCGGCGGCCAGCCGTTCGGCCTCCTCCGTGACGGCGAGGCCGAGGCGGGCGACCTCGTTGCCCTGGGAGCCGGCGAGGTGGGGGGTGACGAAGGCGTTCGGGAGGTCGAGGAGGGGGGAGTCGGCGGGCAGCGGCTCGGGGTCGGTGACGTCGAGGATCGCCGAGAGGCGCCCGGCACGCAGCTCGTCGACGAGGGCGTCGTGGTCGACCAGGGCGCCGCGCGCCGTGTTGATCAGGGCGGCCCCGTCGGGCATGAGGGCGAGGGCGCGGCGGTCGATCAGGCGGTGGGTCTCGGGGGTGTCGGGGGCGTGCACGGTGACGATGTCCGAGGTGCGCAGCAGGTCGTCGAGCGGGAGCAGGGGCACGCCGAGGGCGGCGGCCCCGGCCTCGTCGACGTAGGGGTCGGTGAGGCTCACCCGCAGGTCGAAGGGGCGCAGCAGTTCGATGACGCGGCGGCCGATGCGGGAGGCGCCGATGACGCCGACGCGGCGGCCGTGGTTGCCGATGCCGGGGACGAACCCCCAGCCCGTCGAGACGCGCTCGGCGCGCAGGCGTTCACGGCGGCCGAGGATGTCCTTGCCCGCGAGCAGGATCATGGCCAGGGTGTACTCGGCGACGGGCAGGGCGTTGGCGGCGGCGGCCGTGGAGACGGTGATCCCGCGTTCCCAGACGGCCGGGGTGACGAAGCCCTTCACCGAGCCCGCCGAGTGCAGCAGCGCCCGTAGCGCGGGGGCCGCGTCGAGGACCGTCTCGTCGACGCGGGGGCATCCCCAGCCGGTGACCAGCACCTCGGCCTTCGCCAGCGCCGCCCGGACCTCGGGGTCGGCGAAGTCCTCGGCGATCAGGGCGGGGTCGATGTCCACGGTCTCCCGCAGACGGGCCAGCACGTCCGGCGGGAAGACCTGCGGAACGTTCTCGGCCGTCATGGCGAACAGTGCGCGGGGACGCTCGGGCAAGGAAGGACCTTCCGGCTGGGAGGGCTGGGAGAAGGCGAGGCCAGGGGACAGTAAGCGGTCTCTACGGTAGGCAGGCGCTCGCGAGGAGGTCAATGAACCGGCTGCCGCGCGGGACGGAGAGGATGGCCCTCGACAGCTACGGCCAGCAAAGGACATCAGACATGACGACCGAGACCCTGACCAACTGGGCCGGGAACATCACGTACACCGCCGAGGAGCTGCACCGGCCGCGGTCCGTGGACGCGCTGCGGGCCCTGGTCGCGGCCGGCGAGAGGGTGCGGGTGCTGGGCAGCGGTCACTCGTTCAACGAGATCGCGGACCCCGGCCCCGAGGGGGTGCTCCTGTCCCTGACCGGGCTGGCCCCGGAGATCGAGGTGGACACGACGGCCCGTACGGTCCGGGTCGGGGGCGGCGTCCGGTACGCGGAACTGGCCCGCGCGGTGCACGCCCACGGCCTGGCCCTGCACAACATGGCCTCCCTGCCGCACATCTCCGTGGCGGGCTCGGTGGCCACCGGTACGCACGGCTCGGGCGACGGGAACGGTCCGCTCGCGGCGGCGGTGCGCGAGGTCGAGCTGGTCGCGGCGGACGGGACGACGCTGACGCTCGCGCGCGGCGACGACCGTTTCGGCGGGGCGGTGACCTCGCTCGGCGCGCTCGGCGTGGTCACCGCGCTCACCCTCGACCTGGAGCCGGCCTTCGAGGTCGGCCAGCAGGTCTACGGTGAACTCCCGCTGGCGGGGCTGGACTTCGACGCCGTGTCGGCGGCTGCGTACAGCGTGAGTCTCTTCACCCGCTGGCGGCACTCCGGCTTCGACCAGGCGTGGGTCAAGCGGCGCGTGGACCGGGCCACGGCCGACTTCCCGTGGGCGGCGCCCGCGACCGAGGCGATGCACCCGGTGCCGGGGATGCCCGCGGTGAACTGCACCGAGCAGTTCGGGGTGCCCGGCCCCTGGCACGAGCGGCTGCCGCACTTCCGGGCCGAGTTCACGCCGAGCAGCGGGGACGAGCTGCAGTCGGAGTACCTGCTGCCGCGCTCGTTCGCCGCGGAGGCGCTGCACGCGCTCGACGGGGTACGGCATGTCGTCGCGCCGGTGCTCCAGGTCTGCGAGGTCCGTACGGTCGCCGCCGACGCGCAGTGGCTGAGCCCCGCCCACGGCCGGGACACGGTGGCGTTCCACTTCACCTGGATCGCGGACCCGGCGCCCGTGCTGCCGGTGGTCCGGCGGGTCGAGGAGGTGCTCGCGCCGTTCGATGCCCGGCCGCACTGGGGCAAGGTGTTCACGGTTCCGGCGGCGGAGCTGCGGGCGCTGTACCCCCGGCTGGGTGATTTCCGGGCGCTGGCCGAAGTCCTGGACCCGGCGGGCAAGTTCCGCAACACCTTCGTCGGGGAGGTGCTCGGCGCGTGAGTCGGGCGTGAGTCACCTTGGGGGACTTCGTAAACCCCCTTTCCTAACCCCTTGTAGAAAGTCCCTGCTCGCCATAGCCTTGGCGCCGCGCCGGGGCAACAGGCCTCGTCATGGCCTGGAGGGATCGAGGGGATCATGTCGTCGGTGAAGCGCACCTCACGCGACATCCGCACCGCGAACCGCTACGAGGTGCTGCGCCAGATCATCGCCAAGTCTCCCACCTCCCGGCAGGAACTGGCGGCGGCCACCGGCCTGAGCCTGGCCACGGTCGCCACACTCGTGGGCGAGCTGCTCGACCTCCGCATGATCACCGAGGTCGGGTTCGAGGACTCGGCGGGCGGGCGCCCCCGCGGGCTGGTGGCCGTCAACGCGTCGGGGGGCGCGCTGATCGGCGTCGACATCGCGGAGACGTACGTCCACGTCGAGCTGTTCGACCTGGCGCTGAACGTCCTGGCCCGCGCCGAGGAGAACGTCCGCCCGGGTGAGAGCCTGCCCGAGCAGATGGTGGGGCACGTCGCCGCCGCCGTCGGCTCCGTGGTCGCGCAGGCCGGCACCGAGGGCGCCCGGGTGCTCGGCGTCGGGGTGAGCGTGCCGGGGCAGGTCGACCGCGCCACCGGCATCTCGGAGTACGCGCCCAACTGGGACTGGCACGACGTGCCGCTGCTCGACCTGCTGACCGAGCACATCGCCTACCCCCTGTACCTGGACAATCCGCTGCGCGCGGTCGCGGTGGCCGAACTGTGGTTCGGGGCCGCCCGCGGTCGCGGGGACGCCGCGGTGATCACCCTGGGGACCGGCGTGGGCGCCGGGCTCGTCCTGGACGGCGGGCTGCACCGGGGGGTGAGCAACAGCGCCGGCGAGTGGGGCCACACGACGATCGTGCTGGACGGCCGGCTGTGCCACTGCGGCAACCACGGCTGCGTGGAGACGTACGTGGGCGCCCCGGGGATCATGCTGAACCTCCGGGAGCTGAGCCCGCGCAGTACGCTGCTGCACCCCGAGGACCAGACGGCCACCATCGCGGCCCTCGCGCGGGGCGCGGCCCGGCACGATCCGGTGGCGGTCAAGGTGGTGCGGGACACGGCCCGATATCTCGGTGCGGGCATCGCCGACCTGGTCAATCTGTTCAATCCCGAAGTGGTCGTGCTCAGCAGCTGGGTCGCGGCCGCGCTGGGCGAGCCCCTGGTCGCGGAGGTGCGCGAGGCCGTCGCCCGGCACGCGCTGCCGCGTCCGATGGCCGCCACCGAGATCGTGCTCTCCCAGATCCCGAGCGATCCGGCGTGCCTGGGCGCGGCGACGTTCGCGCTGGAGGGCGCGCTCCAGTCGGTCGGGCAGAAACCGGGCACCCGGGCCGCGCCGGCCGCGTCGCGCAGCAGGCCCGCCGTGCGCCGCCGAGGGCGGCCCGAAGAGCGCGAACGCCTGCGCGAACACCCCTGAGCCGAGGGCCGCCGGACCCTGACCCGGTGGCCCTCTCCCCCCACGTCAAACCCATTGCGCCGCACGGACGTTCGGAACACCGAACCGAATACAACGCTTCGAACAGACTTCGTCCAACCCCTTGCCGAAGCCTTAGCCGAAGGTTAACGTCCCGCACCGCAAGCCTCTTTGAGCCACTGAGCCATCCGGCACTGAGCCGCCGAGCCATGGGCGCAGAGCCGCAGCCGTACTCGAGACAAGGACGTCAGCATGTCGGCATTCAGGAACAGCAACTTCGACCGCCGCACCGCCCTGCGGGCCGCGCTGGGTCTGGCCGCCGCCGGCGGACTGGCCGCGTGCGGCAGCAACACCGGCAGGAGCAGCAGCGGCGGCGGCGCCGGCCTCACGCAGTACTTCCACGCGTACGGCGAGGCGGGCACCGAGCAGGCCATCAAGCGGTACGCCAAGGCCTACAAGGAATCCAACGTCACCACGCAGTGGATCACCGGCTCCAACTTCGAGAGCAAGCTCTTCGCCTCGCTGCTCACGGACAAGGCCCCCGACTGCTTCGAGTTCCACCCGCAGCTGCAGATGATCGAGAGCGGGCAGGTCGCGGACCTGACCGACCTGATAGACCCGGTGAAGGACGACTTCAACCCGGCCGACATCCAGTCGCACACGGTCGACGGCAAGATCTACGGCATCCGGATGATCGACGACCCGCAGTTCTTCTTCTACCGCCCGTCGCTGTTCGAGAAGGCCGGTGTCGAGGTTCCGCAGACGCTGGAGGAGCTGGCCGAGGCCGCTGCCAAGCTGACCACGGACAAGGTCAAGGGCGCCTACCTCGGCAACACCCTGCACTCGATGATCAACCCGCTGATCTGGTCGGCCGGCGCGCAGCACCTCGACGAGAAGAACCAGATCGCCTACCACACGGACGCGGTCGTCGACGGCTTCAAGCAGCTGCGCAAGCTGTTCACCAGCGGTGACCTGCTGCTCGACGCCCCGACCGACTTCTGGGACCCGTCCGCGCTCAACCAGGGCCTGACCGCCATGCAGTGGTGCGGTATGTGGGCGATGCCGCAGATGCAGGAGGCGCTCGGCGACGACCTCGGCATCTTCCCGTTCCCGAAGGTCGGCGACGCGGGCAAGCAGTCGGTCTACAACGGCGGCTGGTCGATGTTCGTCAACGCCAAGGGCAAGAACCTCGAAGCCACCAAGGAGTACGTGAAGTGGCTGTGGATCGACCAGAAGGAGTACCAGGAGGACTGGGCGCTCTCCTACGGCTTCCACATCCCGCCGCGCACCTCGATCGCCGCCTCGGCCGAGAAGCTGAAGTCGGGCCTGCCCGCTGAGGGCGTGAAGCTCTTCAACGAGTTCGGCCACTTCGACAACATCGGCTGGACCCAGGCGAGCATCACCGCCCTGGAGGACGTCCTCGCCAACTCGGTCCGCAAGGGCGCCGACCCGGACAAGGAACTCACCAAGGCCGACGCGAAGGTCAACAAAGAGCTGAAGAAGCTGTTCGGATAGGCCGGCGGACAGGTACTCACGACATGTCGACCATCACCAAGGACGGCGTCTCCAGCCCCGCCGCGGCGAAGGCCTCCCCGGCCAAGCCGCGGCGGGGGCTGCGGGGCTCCCCCACCTTCAACTTCTGGCTCTTCACCGGGCCGTTCCTGATCGGCCTGGCGATCTTCGTCTATCTGCCGATCCTGTGGAGCCTGTATCTGTCGTTCTTCGAGGCCCGCTTCACGGTCACGCCGAGCGAGTTCATCGGCCTCGACAACTACGTGACGATGCTGACCGACGAGGAGTTCATCCGCTCCCTCGTCACCTTCACCATCTTCGCCGTCTTCATCGTGCCGCTGACCTGGGGAACCTCGCTCGGTCTCGCGCTGATGGTGAACCGGCTGCGGTTCATGCGGGCGTTCTTCCGCTCGGTGTTCTTCCTGCCCACGGCGGTCAGCTATGTCGCCGCCTCCCTGGTCTGGAAGATGTCCATCTTCAGTGGTGTCCGCTTCGGCATGATGAACACCTTCCTGAGCCTCTTCGGCATCGACAACACCGCGTGGCTGGCCAGCCCCGACCCGCCGTGGTACTGGCTGGTCATCCTGACCGTACGGCTGTGGCTGCAGGCCGGCTTCTACATGATCCTCTTCATCGCGGCCCTGCAGAACATCCCGCAGGAGCTGTACGAGGCCGCCTCGATCGATGGTGCCAAGCGCGGCTGGCAGACGTTCTGGCACATCACCCTGCCGCAGCTGCGGGCTACCTCCACCGCCGTGATCCTGCTGCTGCTCGTGGCGGCGTACCAGGCCTTCGACGAGTTCTTCAACCTGCTGAACAAGACCACCTGGGGCAGACCGCCCCTGGTCGAGCTGTACTACAAGGCCCTCGGTGACAGCCAGGACTACGGCGCGGGCAGCGCGGGCGCGCTGATCCTCACCGTACTGATCTGCCTCGTGACCCTGCTCCAGGGCAAGTTCCTGGGATTCGGAAGGGGTGAGGAGTCCAAGTGACCACCACCACGACACCTCCGGCGGACCGGGTCGACCGGGCGGCCGTCTCGGCCAAGCCGCGTCGGGTCCGGAGCGGCAGTGTGATCGGCTCGACCGGTCTCTACCTCGCCACCGGTATCGCCGCGCTCCTCTTCCTCATCCCGTTCTATCTGATCGTCCGCAACGCGCTGATGACGGACCCGGAGATCACGGGCGAGGAATGGAAGTGGTTCCCCACCGACATCCAGTGGGGCAACGTCAGCGAGCCGTTCGACGACCCCTCGGTCGACTTCGCGCGCTCGCTGTGGAACTCGGCGGTCGTCGGTGTCCTGCACACCGTCGGCGTCCTGCTGTTCTGCTCACTGGCCGGCTACGGCCTGGCCCGCATCCCGTACAAGCACGCCAACAAGGTCTTCTACATGGTCCTCGGCACCCTGATGGTGCCGACCGCCGTGACCTTCGTGCCCAGCTTCGTGCTGGTGTCGTCCCTCGGCTGGATCGACACCTACCGGGGTCTCATCATTCCGGGCCTCTTCAGTGGTTTCACGTGCTTCCTGTTCCGGCAGTACTTCCTGGGGTTCCCCAAGGAGCTGGAGGAGGCGGCACGGGTGGACGGGCTCGGTTACATGGGCGCGTACTGGCGGGTCGTCGTACCCAACTCGCTGAACTTCTTCGCCGCGATGGCGACGATCACGTTCATCAGCGGGTGGAACTCCTTCCTGTGGCCCCTGGTCATCGGCCAGGACCCGAGCGCGTGGACCGTCCAGGTCGCGCTCTCGAACTACACGACCGGCCAGACCGTCAACTTCCACCTGATCTTCATGGCCACCGCCATTTCCATCCTGCCCCTGGTGTTCGTCTTCCTCTTCCTCCAGCGCTGGCTGGTGCAGGGCATCGCGCAGACTGGCATCAAGGGCTAGGGAATCAGCAAGGAGACCGATGTCTTTCCGCACCACCGGCACCACCGGCGCCGCCACCCCGTCCGTCGACTACGTCGAGGACGTCTCACCGGGCCGCGCGGCCCTTCCGCCCCGCGCCTGGTACGCGTCCTCCGACGCCCGGACCCTGTCGCTGAACGGCGACTGGAGCTTCAGGCTGTCGCCGACCGCCGACGCGGAGGACGACTCGTTCGCCGCCGAGGGGTACGACGCCGAGGGCTGGGCCCGGGTAGCCGTCCCGGGTCACTGGGTGCTGCAGGGCGACGGGGCCTTCGGGGCGCCGATCTACACCAACCACCTGTACCCGTTCCCGGTGGACCCGCCGAGGGTGCCGACGGAGAACCCGACCGGTGACCATCTGCGGTACTTCGACCTGCCGGAGGGGTGGCCCGTTCCCGACGAGGGCGGTCTCTCCGAGGGCGGGGCGGTGCTGCGCTTCGACGGTGTGGAGTCGTGCGCCCGGGTGTGGCTGAACGGCACGGACATCGGTGAGTTCAAGGGATCCCGGCTGCCGCACGAGTTCGCGGTCGGGCACCTGCTGAAGCCGGCGGGGAACGTCCTCGCCGTCCGGGTCCACCAGTGGTCCGCGGGCTCCTATCTGGAGGACCAGGACCAGTGGTGGCTGCCCGGCATCTTCCGGGACGTCACGCTGCTGCACCGCCCGGCGGACAGCGCCGCCGACTTCTTCGTGCACGCCTCCTACGACCATGTCGGCGGCATCGGGACCCTGCGTGTCGACTCCGACGTCGACGGCCGGGTCCTCGTGCCCGCCCTCGACATCGATGTCGCGACCGGCGAAGCGGTGACGGTCCCGGTGGAGCCGTGGACCGCCGAGACGCCCCGGTTGTACGACGGGGAGCTGGTCACGGCGGGCGAACGCGTCCCGCTGCGGATCGGTTTCCGTACCGTGGTGCTGGAGGACGGCCTGCTGAAGGTCAACGGGAAGGCGATCCTCTTCAAGGGCGTCAACCGGCACGAGTGGCACCCGACGACGGGCCGCGCGCTGGACCTGGAGACCATGCGCGAGGACGTGCTGCTGATGAAGCGGCACAACATCAACGCCGTGCGCACCTCGCACTACCCGCCGCACCCGGCCTTCCTCGACCTGTGCGACGAGTACGGCCTCTGGGTGATCGACGAGTGCGACCTGGAGACCCACGGCTTCACCGAGCAGGCGTGGCGGGACAACCCCGTCGACGACGACCGCTGGACCCCGGCCCTGCTGGACCGCGCGGCCCGGATGGTCGAGCGCGACAAGAACCACCCCTCGGTGGTCATCTGGTCCCTCGGCAACGAGGCCGGCACCGGCCGGGGTCTGACCGCCATGGCCGAGTGGATCCACGGCCGCGACGGCTCCCGCCTGGTGCACTACGAGGGCGACTGGGACTGCCGGGACACCGACATCTACTCCCGGATGTACGCCGACCACGCCGAGACCGAGCGCATCGGCAAGCGCCTGGACGGCGGCACCCACAAGCGTCGGCAGCTGCCCTTCATCCAGTGCGAGTACGGGCACGCCATGGGCAACGGCCCCGGCGGCATCGCCGACTACCAGCGCATCTTCGAGGCGCACGAGCGCATCCAGGGCGGTTTCATCTGGGAGTGGATCGACCACGGCGTCAAGCACCCGACGCTGGGCTACGCCTACGGCGGCGACTTCGGGGAGGAGCTGCACGACGGCAACTTCGTGTGCGACGGCCTGATCTTCCCGGACCGGACGCCCTCCCCCGGCCTGATCGAGTTCAAGAAGGTCATCGAGCCCGTCCGCATCGACGGCGACGGTCCGGCCGGGACGGTCCGGGTGCGCAACGCGTTCGACTTCCAGGACCTGTCCTCGCTGGCCTTCGAGTGGGCGTACGAGGTGGACGGGAAGACGGTGGAGGCGGGCACCCTGTCCGTGCCCGGCCTTCGGCCCGGCGAGTCGGCCGAGGTGAAGCTGCCGCAGCCGCCGGCCGGTGGGCCGGCGGGTGAGGCGCTGTGGACCGTACGGGCGCTGCTGGCCGAGGACACGGCGTGGGGCAAGAAGGACCACCAGGTGGCGTGGGCCCAACTCCCGGTGGTGGAGCGGCCGTTGCCGACCGTGGTGGCCGGTGAAGGCCCCACGGCGAGCGAGAGGCTGATCTATCTCGGCCCCGC
The DNA window shown above is from Streptomyces akebiae and carries:
- a CDS encoding hydroxyacid dehydrogenase; protein product: MPERPRALFAMTAENVPQVFPPDVLARLRETVDIDPALIAEDFADPEVRAALAKAEVLVTGWGCPRVDETVLDAAPALRALLHSAGSVKGFVTPAVWERGITVSTAAAANALPVAEYTLAMILLAGKDILGRRERLRAERVSTGWGFVPGIGNHGRRVGVIGASRIGRRVIELLRPFDLRVSLTDPYVDEAGAAALGVPLLPLDDLLRTSDIVTVHAPDTPETHRLIDRRALALMPDGAALINTARGALVDHDALVDELRAGRLSAILDVTDPEPLPADSPLLDLPNAFVTPHLAGSQGNEVARLGLAVTEEAERLAAGEELAYALDRGALARMA
- a CDS encoding FAD-binding protein, with amino-acid sequence MTTETLTNWAGNITYTAEELHRPRSVDALRALVAAGERVRVLGSGHSFNEIADPGPEGVLLSLTGLAPEIEVDTTARTVRVGGGVRYAELARAVHAHGLALHNMASLPHISVAGSVATGTHGSGDGNGPLAAAVREVELVAADGTTLTLARGDDRFGGAVTSLGALGVVTALTLDLEPAFEVGQQVYGELPLAGLDFDAVSAAAYSVSLFTRWRHSGFDQAWVKRRVDRATADFPWAAPATEAMHPVPGMPAVNCTEQFGVPGPWHERLPHFRAEFTPSSGDELQSEYLLPRSFAAEALHALDGVRHVVAPVLQVCEVRTVAADAQWLSPAHGRDTVAFHFTWIADPAPVLPVVRRVEEVLAPFDARPHWGKVFTVPAAELRALYPRLGDFRALAEVLDPAGKFRNTFVGEVLGA
- a CDS encoding ROK family transcriptional regulator gives rise to the protein MSSVKRTSRDIRTANRYEVLRQIIAKSPTSRQELAAATGLSLATVATLVGELLDLRMITEVGFEDSAGGRPRGLVAVNASGGALIGVDIAETYVHVELFDLALNVLARAEENVRPGESLPEQMVGHVAAAVGSVVAQAGTEGARVLGVGVSVPGQVDRATGISEYAPNWDWHDVPLLDLLTEHIAYPLYLDNPLRAVAVAELWFGAARGRGDAAVITLGTGVGAGLVLDGGLHRGVSNSAGEWGHTTIVLDGRLCHCGNHGCVETYVGAPGIMLNLRELSPRSTLLHPEDQTATIAALARGAARHDPVAVKVVRDTARYLGAGIADLVNLFNPEVVVLSSWVAAALGEPLVAEVREAVARHALPRPMAATEIVLSQIPSDPACLGAATFALEGALQSVGQKPGTRAAPAASRSRPAVRRRGRPEERERLREHP
- a CDS encoding ABC transporter substrate-binding protein translates to MSAFRNSNFDRRTALRAALGLAAAGGLAACGSNTGRSSSGGGAGLTQYFHAYGEAGTEQAIKRYAKAYKESNVTTQWITGSNFESKLFASLLTDKAPDCFEFHPQLQMIESGQVADLTDLIDPVKDDFNPADIQSHTVDGKIYGIRMIDDPQFFFYRPSLFEKAGVEVPQTLEELAEAAAKLTTDKVKGAYLGNTLHSMINPLIWSAGAQHLDEKNQIAYHTDAVVDGFKQLRKLFTSGDLLLDAPTDFWDPSALNQGLTAMQWCGMWAMPQMQEALGDDLGIFPFPKVGDAGKQSVYNGGWSMFVNAKGKNLEATKEYVKWLWIDQKEYQEDWALSYGFHIPPRTSIAASAEKLKSGLPAEGVKLFNEFGHFDNIGWTQASITALEDVLANSVRKGADPDKELTKADAKVNKELKKLFG
- a CDS encoding carbohydrate ABC transporter permease — translated: MSTITKDGVSSPAAAKASPAKPRRGLRGSPTFNFWLFTGPFLIGLAIFVYLPILWSLYLSFFEARFTVTPSEFIGLDNYVTMLTDEEFIRSLVTFTIFAVFIVPLTWGTSLGLALMVNRLRFMRAFFRSVFFLPTAVSYVAASLVWKMSIFSGVRFGMMNTFLSLFGIDNTAWLASPDPPWYWLVILTVRLWLQAGFYMILFIAALQNIPQELYEAASIDGAKRGWQTFWHITLPQLRATSTAVILLLLVAAYQAFDEFFNLLNKTTWGRPPLVELYYKALGDSQDYGAGSAGALILTVLICLVTLLQGKFLGFGRGEESK
- a CDS encoding carbohydrate ABC transporter permease — translated: MTTTTTPPADRVDRAAVSAKPRRVRSGSVIGSTGLYLATGIAALLFLIPFYLIVRNALMTDPEITGEEWKWFPTDIQWGNVSEPFDDPSVDFARSLWNSAVVGVLHTVGVLLFCSLAGYGLARIPYKHANKVFYMVLGTLMVPTAVTFVPSFVLVSSLGWIDTYRGLIIPGLFSGFTCFLFRQYFLGFPKELEEAARVDGLGYMGAYWRVVVPNSLNFFAAMATITFISGWNSFLWPLVIGQDPSAWTVQVALSNYTTGQTVNFHLIFMATAISILPLVFVFLFLQRWLVQGIAQTGIKG
- a CDS encoding glycoside hydrolase family 2 TIM barrel-domain containing protein, with amino-acid sequence MSFRTTGTTGAATPSVDYVEDVSPGRAALPPRAWYASSDARTLSLNGDWSFRLSPTADAEDDSFAAEGYDAEGWARVAVPGHWVLQGDGAFGAPIYTNHLYPFPVDPPRVPTENPTGDHLRYFDLPEGWPVPDEGGLSEGGAVLRFDGVESCARVWLNGTDIGEFKGSRLPHEFAVGHLLKPAGNVLAVRVHQWSAGSYLEDQDQWWLPGIFRDVTLLHRPADSAADFFVHASYDHVGGIGTLRVDSDVDGRVLVPALDIDVATGEAVTVPVEPWTAETPRLYDGELVTAGERVPLRIGFRTVVLEDGLLKVNGKAILFKGVNRHEWHPTTGRALDLETMREDVLLMKRHNINAVRTSHYPPHPAFLDLCDEYGLWVIDECDLETHGFTEQAWRDNPVDDDRWTPALLDRAARMVERDKNHPSVVIWSLGNEAGTGRGLTAMAEWIHGRDGSRLVHYEGDWDCRDTDIYSRMYADHAETERIGKRLDGGTHKRRQLPFIQCEYGHAMGNGPGGIADYQRIFEAHERIQGGFIWEWIDHGVKHPTLGYAYGGDFGEELHDGNFVCDGLIFPDRTPSPGLIEFKKVIEPVRIDGDGPAGTVRVRNAFDFQDLSSLAFEWAYEVDGKTVEAGTLSVPGLRPGESAEVKLPQPPAGGPAGEALWTVRALLAEDTAWGKKDHQVAWAQLPVVERPLPTVVAGEGPTASERLIYLGPASFDVRTGELKTVGGVDVTGLRLDVWRAPTDNDDGASWQDGTRTSELWRKFGLHRMRHRLDGVELGEDALTVRTRVAPAAWEFGLRTTYRWTTDGTRLRLTVSVDPDGNWTVPLPRLGIRFGLRSADAVTWYGGGPGEGYPDTKSAAMVGRWSSTVDELQTPYVRPQENGARPDVRWAELGGLRVDGDPEFWFTARRWTTEQLDAAAHLTDLQAGDTVWVNLDHGQMGIGSQSCGPGALPEYHLTAGPAEFSFVFSTTA